CAGATGAGGTGTCTCAAATACAGGAGGTCAGTACGGCCAACTAGGAACAGTTGTCTGCACCAGTGTATAGAGGATGAGTCAGTGCGTCAGGCCCAGTCATTGGGTGGGGATGGATAGACTAGCTATTAAGTTGAATGTTTAAAAGGGTGTGTCAGTAgagaatagtgtgtgtgtgttgtgtgtgtgtgtgatttttccTCAAATATGGGCATATTTATCAAAACATTTTCCCATGTTACTAGGTGAGGTACTGTCTAAAGACCTTGAGGGAGCAAATGGCAGccagacagaacaacaacaataacaaggtacgactcatgaaaaatgaataaacaTAACCGAAAAGAATGTTATCCATGAGAAACGTCTGCTTATGAATACATAACAATATTGGCACAATACTAACATCTCTAACCATGCTCTTTTTCTCAGTTTCCTGTTAATGGCTTTAGAGTCAGCCTGCCTAGCAACCAAGCTGTTGTCGCCAATGGTAACCTTGTTGGGACTGAGTCTGAAGCTCATGTAAGCTATTATTAGCTCATCTACATGCTAAACTTGAGTGGTAGAGTGGTTTGGCtatcgttttttttgttttatttcttttGCATTCGCTTTAAAGGAGTGCATCCTGATGCATGCCTACAGTCACAACAAGTAGAAATGGAATGTATTCAAACTAATATGAAAATGAAAGGCAAAATTCCTCTGACATTTTCCATCCCGTGCAACATGACAAAATTTCTGTTGTTATTTAAAATGGCGGCTGCTCTCAGAAAACCATGCTGGTAGTCCGACTACACTCTGAGAGATATCTTGGTGTATATCTGTTACAGCCTCCccatacacacatagacagcAGATATTGGATATTGTAAAAAGGCATTCTTTCCGCACAGCCCAGCACAGCCCAGACAGCCTGTGTAACATGAAGCCGGACATCCATTCTCTCTCCTAAAGGCTGTGTTGCTGTGAGAATGCAGGAGAATCTACGGGGAATCTAGTTTCTGCCCAGTGACCATGCACAAGCACAGGCCATCGCTGTGCGagagtgtttctctctctctcaatctgtgtctgtctttgttctCTCAGGTGAAGGACAACCAGGAGGAGAGCAACAGGCTCAGGGAGGTGACTAAGCGTCTGTACGCCCAGCTGAAGGAGTCAGAGAAGAAACATcaggatgaaaaagaaagactgcatgtgtgtactTGTTAGGTTCACCTAATGGTTCATTCCcaactttctccctcctttcaaTCCATACCATTCCATCTTTTAgtctctatccatctctttTCATTATTGTTTGGTTCTCTCGCTCATAATCAAGAGTTACCTCAGGGCATGACCCACTGTGTGTGAAATTATCAGTCTTGGTGTCAGAAGGCTGAAACTGTATTGTTCCAAGGACAATCCTTAGTTTCCTAAATATAGGGTTCTACTGCAACACATAATACACAAGTTTAGTCCCGACTTTGTGACAAGGCTAACTTCCTGACTCGCAAAACTGCTTTAGttcctaaacattttaaaagattTTACTTCCCATAAGCTTAATGCAGAAACCTAAATTACAGGTTGGCATGTGGTTTGTCTAAACCATATCTAAAGAGTTCCATACTTCCAGAGGGGCAAAATCACCACAGCAAGCTTAATGCCATGGTAACCTTGGGACTCTGGGTCCCCCTGCAGGCAGAAAGCAGCGAGTTTCGCCAGCGCCTGGATGAGCAGTCTGAACGTCTGCAGAGGGCAGAGGGGCAGGCCGAGGACCGCGGCCAAcgggtggaggagctgcagaggCTCCTTGGTGGCATGGAAGTGGAGAGCGCCGGTCTGCAGGACAAGATGGCTGCCACGGAAGCTGAGCTAAAGCAGCTGAGGGAGTCTAAGGAGGAGGTCCTGGAGAAGGAGCGGAGGTGAGGTCCACCGCTCCACATATGGCTCTTATGTTGTGTATTCACATTCTTTATAATGAGAAAGAAAGATTGAATAGGTTAAAGGGTCATGGATACTAATGCTGATATTACCGTATACACATGTATTTTACATCAGGACACATTATTTATGGCTGTGCTGTTCGTAAGGTATCATTGATCAGACCAGATActgtatttacagtatattaCCCACCTTACTTCGTCCTGATCATGAGTTATGGTGATGTAACCATGGTAAccacatgttgtgtgtgtgctcaggtcTGAGGACTTGGAGAAGCAACTAGCCGTTCAGAAGGAGAAGATCCACCACCTTGACGATATGCTGAAGTGCCACCAGAGGAAAGTCCGCCACATGATCGAACaggtgacaacacacacacagtatacttgcacacacacacatatacacatgcatacacactcacaggaaCTTGCATACAGAGTACCAGAAGCAATTAACGGGCCATTAGATTGCCAAGAAAGCACTTAATTTGTTTAGTGGAGTGAAGCGGAAGCTTGCAGGGAAACAAAAAACATCAATAAGTGATGAGCATGCCCCCGCTGGAgagttgtttttcttcttcagttTCCCATCATGATATccctttgtttgttttctttttgtccaCAGCTGCAGAACTCCCGGACAGTGATCCAGGAAAGGGATCGAGCGATCAGAGATCTGGAGGAGAAAGTGGCTTTCCTAGAAGCTGAGGTGAGGATGCTTACAAGTCTTGTGTGCCACTCAACTCTCTTCAGCTCTGCTCTTTCTGCAAGAGAAGGCGGGTAGGTCTGTATGGGGTCTCCAACCCTCTCtgaatgacctttgaccctttcATAACGTGTTCCCTAACAGAACAGAGAGATGCACGATCAAATGGAGTACTTCCTAGGAGGGCAGGCACCCGAGACACAGACATCCGCTGAACACAAACCTCAAATCCTCTTCAGGTGACAGCTCACTCACCAAGTCGCATCTCCCAAAACAGACATCAGAACACAGCAAAATGAGTGAACAACTACAAGCAATGTTTGTGTACTCTCCATGACTTCAAATTTTCCTCTTATTTGCAGTAAGCCGCTCACACCAACCACCGTTGCCAACAAGTCTCTTCCCTTCATCAAAGTAATTGAGATTAAGTCCTGAGTAGTCGGCGTGAGagatataaataaaaaagtgatacaaacacacaagcagtcTTGACCTGGACAAACAACTCCGTATTCCAACTCACAAATTTAAATATATGCATATGTTACCCCCTCCCAGAATAATGTTTTAAAGCATGAAATTCGGTCAGTGTGAAAATGTTGCCTGTTGAGTCCATATGCTAAATGTGCAGTGCAAATACTCAGTCAACCTACTAGTGTTGTATACTGTAGAGGAGTTGTAGGAACACTAAGTTTCAGTAGTTTGAGTATGTCTTTTAAGGGGTACTTCTAAATTGAACATTTACAAATGTTGTCCTGTTTTCTTTGCTTTCCTTAAATCAATGCAGTGATAGGTTTGCTAGTTGAAGTGTCAATACTCATGAGTCAATACTCATCAATATTTAAGTGGCTTAAAGTTTCCCTCATCATACAAGGCTATGGATTTAAAGATCCACTCTGTTACAACCAGTGATCAGGTATGCTATCAACTGTTCATTCGGACTGTGAGATattattttctgcctattagtCAATCCTGGTTTCAACTACAACAcactatatactgtatgtgtacttAATGTGAAATATGTCCCTCTTTGATAGGTAATAGTGTAGTGGTGAACTacatttattgttattattcttTCATGGTTGACTTTgtttaaaattattttatttaaaaaaagatatatataaaAGACTGTTGTCTGTTTTTGTTGTGCATAGCAAATTCTACAACACTTGCTAGCTTGTATTATAGCTGCTTATACTGCAGCTGCCACCTAGTGGAAAAATTAAGCACATTGGAATTAATTTCCCCCCCCACAAGAACATCAACACAAATACAATTTACAACAAAGTAAtacattatgaaatgttataaatacattaatttgtacaaaaacatttttgttaaCATTAGATTGT
This genomic window from Hypomesus transpacificus isolate Combined female chromosome 4, fHypTra1, whole genome shotgun sequence contains:
- the tuft1b gene encoding tuftelin 1b isoform X1, whose amino-acid sequence is MKGTIDSSQLLHGGRDNVYVQSTNKDSLHMSSLQTPAAQEKIKDVTQIFYTNEDVRRDTGMNPISRASDLPQPINQDQRLGLVAPSVEKVEVIKVYLEARKQREPKQPSVKMLTDEVSQIQEVRYCLKTLREQMAARQNNNNNKFPVNGFRVSLPSNQAVVANGNLVGTESEAHVKDNQEESNRLREVTKRLYAQLKESEKKHQDEKERLHAESSEFRQRLDEQSERLQRAEGQAEDRGQRVEELQRLLGGMEVESAGLQDKMAATEAELKQLRESKEEVLEKERRSEDLEKQLAVQKEKIHHLDDMLKCHQRKVRHMIEQLQNSRTVIQERDRAIRDLEEKVAFLEAENREMHDQMEYFLGGQAPETQTSAEHKPQILFSKPLTPTTVANKSLPFIKVIEIKS
- the tuft1b gene encoding tuftelin 1b isoform X2, whose amino-acid sequence is MKGTIDSSQLLHGGRDNVYVQSTNKDSLHMSSLQTPAAQEKIKDVTQIFYTNEDVRRDTGMNPISRASDLPQPINQDQRLGLVAPSVEKVEVIKVYLEARKQREPKQPSVKMLTDEVSQIQEVRYCLKTLREQMAARQNNNNNKVKDNQEESNRLREVTKRLYAQLKESEKKHQDEKERLHAESSEFRQRLDEQSERLQRAEGQAEDRGQRVEELQRLLGGMEVESAGLQDKMAATEAELKQLRESKEEVLEKERRSEDLEKQLAVQKEKIHHLDDMLKCHQRKVRHMIEQLQNSRTVIQERDRAIRDLEEKVAFLEAENREMHDQMEYFLGGQAPETQTSAEHKPQILFSKPLTPTTVANKSLPFIKVIEIKS